Proteins encoded in a region of the Mesoflavibacter profundi genome:
- a CDS encoding glycosyltransferase family 4 protein, translating to MRVLIVKQLFNPEPTAKSLDFAKELVSRGHEVEVLTGFPSYPIGKIYKGYKQSLFKRENIEGINVIRVPIYPDHSNSGFKRILHYISYAFSASLIGLWLVKKPQVCFVYQGAIPVAIPAIILKKIKKVPFLYDINDLWPETVAASGMLSKPKILKIINSWCNWNYRNADFITVATPGFKKSLLSKGVPENKLEIVSNWSRDQIKNAKLPQETLDRYFDASKINILYAGNLGIVQSLTTILKTAKSLQNQQIDKINFIFLGGGADQENLINYKEKENLNNVIFIPRVDSSEVSKYLNAASFLMVHLKDDPLFSITIPSKILAYLKSGKPILMGLKGDASDILNEAKAGFTFEPDNSLDLEDKIKKMIALNPDQIKQMGINGKKYYQENLSIESSVDKIEKNLIKIANNE from the coding sequence ATGAGAGTTTTAATAGTTAAACAACTTTTTAATCCAGAGCCAACAGCCAAGAGTTTAGATTTTGCTAAAGAACTAGTCTCTAGAGGTCATGAGGTAGAAGTCTTAACAGGATTTCCTTCCTATCCTATTGGTAAAATCTATAAAGGGTATAAGCAAAGCTTGTTTAAAAGGGAGAATATAGAAGGTATAAATGTAATTAGAGTGCCAATTTATCCAGACCATAGTAACTCTGGATTCAAAAGAATATTGCATTATATATCTTATGCTTTTAGCGCTAGTTTAATTGGGTTGTGGCTTGTAAAAAAACCGCAAGTATGTTTTGTATACCAAGGTGCAATTCCTGTTGCAATACCAGCTATAATTTTAAAAAAAATAAAAAAAGTTCCGTTTTTATATGATATAAACGATTTATGGCCAGAAACTGTAGCTGCTTCAGGAATGCTTAGTAAGCCTAAAATATTAAAAATTATAAATTCTTGGTGTAATTGGAATTATAGAAACGCAGATTTTATAACAGTAGCAACACCAGGATTTAAAAAAAGTCTTTTAAGTAAAGGTGTGCCAGAAAATAAATTAGAAATTGTATCTAATTGGAGTAGAGATCAAATTAAAAACGCAAAGCTTCCTCAAGAAACTTTAGATAGATATTTTGACGCTTCAAAAATTAATATTTTATATGCTGGTAATTTAGGAATAGTACAATCTTTAACAACTATTTTAAAAACAGCTAAAAGCTTACAAAATCAACAAATAGATAAAATTAATTTTATTTTTCTTGGAGGTGGAGCAGATCAAGAAAATCTAATTAATTATAAAGAAAAAGAAAATTTAAATAACGTAATTTTTATACCAAGAGTAGATTCTTCAGAAGTAAGCAAATATTTAAATGCAGCTAGTTTTTTAATGGTGCATTTAAAAGATGATCCTTTATTTAGTATTACAATTCCATCTAAAATATTAGCATATTTAAAATCTGGAAAACCTATTTTAATGGGTTTAAAAGGAGATGCTAGTGATATATTAAATGAAGCAAAAGCAGGATTTACTTTTGAACCAGATAACAGCCTTGATTTAGAAGATAAAATAAAAAAAATGATAGCTCTAAACCCGGATCAGATAAAACAAATGGGGATTAATGGTAAAAAGTACT
- a CDS encoding SDR family NAD(P)-dependent oxidoreductase, which yields MNFKDKTLLITGGTGSFGNAVLNRFVNSDFKEIRIFSRDEKKQDELRRQLSNPKVKFYIGDVRDYRSVETAVRGVDYIYHAAALKQVPSCEFFPIEAVKTNVLGTENVLDAAIKYNVKSVVVLSTDKAVYPINAMGISKAMMEKVLIAKSRNAGNTVISGTRYGNVMASRGSVIPLFVELMQQGKDLTLTDPKMTRFMMTLEDAVDLVLFAFNNAEPGDMFVQKAPAATVETLAKALLDLYKSNSKLKVIGTRHGEKLYESLLTREERVKAEDLGGYYRVPADNRDLNYANYFSEGEVDMDKVEDYHSHNTEQLDVEGMKKLLLKLDFIKEDISNI from the coding sequence ATGAATTTTAAAGACAAAACATTATTAATAACAGGTGGTACAGGATCATTTGGTAATGCCGTTTTAAATCGATTTGTAAATTCAGACTTTAAAGAAATAAGAATTTTCTCTAGAGACGAAAAAAAACAAGACGAATTACGTAGGCAATTATCTAATCCAAAAGTAAAATTCTATATAGGTGATGTACGTGATTATAGATCTGTAGAAACAGCAGTAAGAGGTGTAGATTATATTTATCATGCAGCAGCATTAAAACAAGTGCCTTCTTGCGAGTTCTTCCCTATAGAAGCCGTAAAAACAAATGTATTAGGAACAGAAAATGTTTTAGATGCAGCAATTAAATATAACGTAAAAAGCGTAGTAGTTTTAAGTACAGATAAAGCAGTTTATCCAATCAATGCAATGGGTATTTCTAAAGCAATGATGGAGAAAGTATTAATAGCAAAATCTAGAAATGCTGGTAATACTGTAATCTCTGGTACAAGGTATGGAAATGTAATGGCTTCTCGTGGATCTGTAATACCATTGTTTGTAGAGTTAATGCAGCAAGGTAAAGACTTAACATTAACAGATCCTAAAATGACTCGTTTTATGATGACTTTAGAAGATGCTGTAGACCTAGTTTTATTTGCATTTAATAATGCAGAACCAGGAGATATGTTTGTTCAAAAAGCACCAGCAGCTACTGTAGAAACTTTAGCAAAAGCATTATTAGATTTATATAAATCTAACAGTAAACTTAAAGTAATAGGTACAAGACACGGAGAAAAACTTTACGAGTCCTTATTAACAAGAGAAGAAAGAGTAAAAGCAGAAGATTTAGGTGGCTATTACCGTGTGCCAGCAGATAATAGGGACTTAAATTATGCTAATTATTTTTCTGAAGGTGAAGTAGATATGGATAAAGTAGAAGATTATCATTCTCATAATACAGAACAATTAGATGTTGAAGGCATGAAAAAATTGCTTTTAAAATTAGACTTTATCAAAGAAGATATTTCAAATATATAA
- a CDS encoding glycosyltransferase: MLKSKIILEASNIYSGGGLVLLKLLLTELKEYDIDIQIYLGYDHVINDIKSENYPNLNIIKTGKLGTFFRYFKFRKDVVYLCNLPPFVKNKDSFLVFYNELFFKKKNLLSKAGIKYFIFSNWFKLFNKNVDNVLVQSKHIEELILNKTSSKNVLTIPIYKKFKTESIYKTEYDFCYVSSAAPHKNHKTLFKALEILLKKGIKTNLLVTIPSHQEGLMEYVNTINSNYPNTIINVGYIDNSKIEEVYLKSKALVFPSTAEAFGMPLIEAHDLGLKVLVSDLPYAYDVFEKVQTFNPTDPESIANKMELFLKGELEGNKQISKVVNKLDEYVNLLITKK; encoded by the coding sequence ATGTTGAAATCTAAAATAATTTTAGAAGCTAGTAATATTTATTCTGGTGGCGGATTAGTTTTGTTAAAGCTATTATTAACAGAACTAAAAGAATATGATATAGATATCCAAATCTACTTAGGATATGACCACGTAATTAATGATATTAAATCAGAGAATTACCCTAATTTAAATATAATTAAAACAGGTAAATTAGGTACGTTTTTTAGATATTTCAAATTTAGAAAAGATGTTGTTTACCTTTGTAATTTACCACCTTTTGTAAAAAACAAAGATTCGTTTTTAGTGTTTTATAACGAATTATTTTTCAAGAAAAAAAACCTACTATCTAAAGCTGGGATTAAGTATTTTATATTTAGTAATTGGTTTAAACTTTTTAATAAAAACGTAGATAATGTCCTAGTACAATCTAAACATATAGAAGAGCTAATACTTAATAAAACTTCAAGTAAAAACGTATTAACAATTCCAATTTATAAAAAATTCAAAACCGAATCTATTTATAAAACCGAATATGATTTTTGTTATGTAAGTAGTGCTGCACCACATAAAAATCATAAAACATTATTTAAAGCTTTAGAAATTTTATTAAAAAAAGGCATTAAAACAAATCTACTTGTAACAATACCTAGTCATCAAGAAGGATTAATGGAATATGTTAATACTATTAATTCAAATTATCCAAATACAATTATTAATGTTGGATACATAGATAATTCTAAAATAGAAGAAGTATATTTAAAATCTAAAGCTTTAGTATTTCCATCTACTGCAGAAGCTTTTGGAATGCCTTTAATAGAAGCACATGATTTAGGACTTAAAGTATTAGTTTCAGATTTACCTTATGCTTATGATGTATTTGAAAAAGTTCAAACTTTTAACCCTACAGATCCAGAAAGTATTGCAAATAAAATGGAACTGTTTTTAAAAGGCGAATTAGAAGGCAACAAGCAAATATCTAAAGTGGTAAATAAATTAGACGAATACGTAAACTTACTTATAACAAAAAAATGA
- a CDS encoding NAD-dependent epimerase/dehydratase family protein, producing the protein MTKKIILVTGGNGFLGSKIVEELISQGYFVKILTRKAKQNISHQNIEYIIGDLNDYSSLILALEGCYGVIHAAGEKRDVNKMYQVNVEGTKNITKAALTSNIKYFCLLSSVGVIGYNSKKILDETSKCYPLNEYEKTKLEAEVFFKNNFYKTDCNSVIIRPTNVFGYDHIDFNQSFSSKIKRWIKGNEIANYIYVKDVAIACSYFLNTKTFYNNEVFIINQEKEALKFKDIYSIVNKTKTKFYPPIQIPWFLRYIKQGKNNLGNKYYSINKITDTGFKNKYNINKAIEDLLS; encoded by the coding sequence ATGACCAAAAAAATCATTTTAGTAACAGGAGGTAATGGGTTTTTAGGCTCTAAAATTGTTGAAGAGTTAATTAGTCAAGGTTATTTTGTAAAAATACTTACTAGAAAAGCTAAGCAGAATATAAGTCATCAAAACATTGAATATATAATAGGTGATCTTAATGATTATTCTAGTCTAATCTTAGCTTTAGAAGGATGTTATGGTGTGATACATGCTGCAGGAGAAAAGCGAGATGTTAATAAGATGTATCAAGTTAATGTAGAAGGTACTAAGAATATAACTAAAGCAGCATTAACAAGTAATATTAAATATTTTTGTCTTTTAAGTAGCGTTGGTGTTATTGGATATAATTCTAAAAAAATATTAGATGAAACCTCAAAATGTTACCCGTTAAATGAATACGAAAAAACAAAATTAGAAGCCGAAGTTTTTTTTAAAAACAACTTTTACAAAACAGACTGTAATAGTGTTATTATTAGACCTACAAATGTGTTTGGTTATGATCACATCGATTTTAATCAATCATTTTCTAGTAAAATAAAAAGATGGATAAAGGGTAATGAAATTGCTAATTATATATACGTAAAAGATGTTGCTATTGCTTGTTCCTACTTTTTAAACACTAAAACGTTTTATAACAATGAGGTTTTTATAATAAATCAAGAAAAAGAAGCTTTAAAATTTAAAGATATATATTCGATAGTTAATAAAACTAAAACCAAATTTTATCCACCTATTCAAATACCTTGGTTTTTAAGATATATTAAACAAGGAAAAAACAATTTAGGGAATAAATATTATTCTATTAATAAAATTACTGATACTGGTTTTAAAAATAAGTATAACATTAATAAAGCTATTGAAGATTTATTATCATAA
- a CDS encoding WxcM-like domain-containing protein: MILEPKLIEGGTYQDHRGTLQFVNPFDMKDVKRMYFTTHPDTSTIRAWQGHKIESRWFYCVKGSFEVKLVKIDNWDNPSDNCKIYHFTLEEDKPQVLFIPQGYANGFKANTEQSKLMIMSNYALNEIEDDHYRFEQTKWVNWNKK, translated from the coding sequence ATGATTTTAGAGCCTAAATTAATAGAAGGAGGAACATATCAAGATCATAGAGGAACATTACAGTTTGTAAATCCATTTGATATGAAAGATGTAAAACGTATGTATTTTACAACGCATCCAGACACATCAACAATTAGGGCTTGGCAAGGACATAAAATAGAAAGTAGATGGTTTTACTGTGTAAAAGGAAGTTTTGAAGTAAAACTTGTTAAAATAGATAATTGGGATAATCCTTCAGACAATTGTAAAATTTATCACTTTACATTAGAAGAAGACAAGCCTCAAGTATTATTTATACCACAAGGTTATGCAAATGGCTTTAAAGCAAATACAGAACAGTCTAAATTAATGATAATGTCAAATTATGCATTAAATGAAATAGAAGATGATCATTACAGATTTGAACAAACAAAATGGGTAAATTGGAACAAAAAATAA
- a CDS encoding polysaccharide biosynthesis C-terminal domain-containing protein — translation MEQKIKVGITGQAGFIGSHLYNYLGTKENIELIDFERSYFEDKSKLSNFVSQCDTILHIAAMNRHEDQQVIYNTNVNLVNQLIEACQDTNSTPKIIFSSSSQEEKDNLYGKSKRDGREALEQWAKNNNSQVASLIIPNVFGPFGKPFYNSFIATFSHQIINGETPNIINDGEVNLIYINQLSEVFYKHIISNQDTPALKYTVPHTATKKVSEILNLLNHFNKEYVQEGKVPNVPINSFEINLFNTFTSFIPLQSYFPRKFTKHEDNRGAFVEIMRAGVSGQSSFSTTVPGITRGNHYHTRKIERFAVIQGKARIELRKINTDKVYSFDLDGKHPAYVDMPIWYTHNIKNIGDTELITLFWINEPYNPEDADTYFVEV, via the coding sequence TTGGAACAAAAAATAAAAGTAGGAATAACAGGGCAAGCAGGGTTTATAGGAAGTCATTTATATAATTATCTAGGTACAAAAGAAAACATAGAGTTAATTGACTTTGAAAGATCTTATTTTGAAGACAAATCAAAGCTTTCAAATTTTGTAAGTCAATGTGATACCATATTGCATATAGCTGCAATGAATCGTCATGAAGACCAACAAGTAATTTATAACACTAATGTAAATTTAGTAAACCAATTAATAGAAGCTTGTCAAGACACAAATTCAACACCAAAAATTATATTTTCATCATCATCTCAAGAAGAAAAAGATAATTTATATGGTAAATCTAAACGAGACGGAAGAGAAGCATTAGAACAGTGGGCAAAAAATAACAATTCCCAAGTCGCATCTTTAATTATTCCTAATGTATTTGGACCATTTGGTAAACCATTTTATAATTCATTTATCGCGACATTTAGTCATCAAATAATTAATGGCGAAACACCTAATATAATAAACGACGGAGAAGTAAATTTAATTTACATCAATCAGCTTTCAGAAGTTTTTTATAAACATATAATTAGCAATCAAGACACACCTGCATTAAAATATACAGTACCTCATACAGCAACAAAAAAAGTTTCTGAAATACTTAACCTATTAAACCATTTTAATAAAGAGTATGTCCAAGAAGGAAAAGTACCAAATGTACCAATAAACAGCTTTGAAATTAACCTGTTTAATACATTTACAAGTTTTATTCCATTACAGTCTTATTTCCCTAGAAAATTCACCAAGCATGAAGACAACCGAGGTGCGTTTGTCGAAATAATGCGTGCAGGCGTTTCAGGTCAATCCTCATTTTCAACAACAGTACCAGGAATAACTAGAGGTAATCATTACCACACTAGAAAAATCGAAAGATTTGCAGTAATACAAGGTAAAGCTAGAATAGAATTAAGAAAAATTAATACAGATAAAGTATATAGTTTTGATTTAGATGGAAAACATCCAGCTTATGTAGACATGCCAATTTGGTACACACATAATATTAAAAACATAGGAGACACAGAGTTAATTACCCTTTTTTGGATAAATGAACCTTATAATCCTGAAGATGCAGATACTTACTTTGTAGAAGTATAG
- the wecB gene encoding non-hydrolyzing UDP-N-acetylglucosamine 2-epimerase gives MKQLKVVTVVGTRPEIIRLACVMQALDKNDAIEHIIVHTGQNYDYELNEIFFEDLEIRKPDYFLNAAGQNATETVGNILIKIDPILEQLKPDAFLVLGDTNSCLCAIPAKKRQIPVFHMEAGNRCFDQRVPEETNRKIVDHVADINLTYSSIAREYLLREGLSPDRVIKTGSPMYEVLNKFKSKIEASNVLETLGLEKQKFFVVSSHREENINNPKNFNGLIESLNLIAEKYNYPIIVSTHPRTRNMLEAKKVKTHKNIQFLKPLGFNDYNALQMHSFAVLSDSGTISEESSILNFHALNIREAHERPEAMEEASVMMVGLNPERIMQGLAALNAQERNPKRNFREVYDYSMPNVSEKMVRIIISYTDYINRVVWSK, from the coding sequence ATGAAACAATTAAAAGTAGTAACAGTAGTAGGTACTAGACCAGAAATAATAAGATTAGCATGTGTTATGCAAGCATTAGATAAAAATGATGCAATAGAACACATAATAGTTCATACGGGTCAAAATTACGATTATGAGCTTAATGAGATTTTCTTTGAAGATTTAGAAATAAGAAAACCAGACTACTTTTTAAACGCTGCAGGACAAAACGCTACAGAAACTGTTGGAAATATTTTAATCAAGATAGATCCTATATTAGAACAATTAAAACCAGATGCATTTTTAGTTTTAGGAGACACAAACTCATGTTTATGTGCAATACCTGCTAAAAAAAGACAAATTCCAGTATTTCATATGGAAGCAGGAAACAGGTGTTTTGATCAAAGAGTACCAGAAGAAACTAACCGCAAAATTGTAGATCATGTAGCAGATATAAACCTAACATATAGTTCCATAGCTAGAGAATACTTATTAAGAGAAGGATTATCTCCAGATAGAGTGATTAAAACGGGTAGTCCAATGTATGAAGTTTTAAATAAATTTAAATCAAAAATTGAAGCTTCTAATGTATTAGAAACGTTAGGTTTAGAAAAGCAAAAGTTTTTTGTGGTTTCTTCGCACAGGGAAGAGAATATTAACAACCCTAAAAACTTCAATGGTCTAATAGAATCTTTAAACCTAATTGCAGAAAAATATAATTACCCAATAATAGTCTCTACACATCCAAGAACAAGAAATATGTTAGAGGCAAAAAAAGTAAAAACACATAAAAACATTCAGTTTTTAAAGCCATTAGGATTTAACGACTATAATGCATTGCAAATGCATTCATTTGCAGTATTATCAGATAGTGGAACTATATCTGAAGAATCTTCAATTTTAAATTTTCATGCACTAAACATTCGTGAAGCTCATGAAAGACCAGAAGCAATGGAAGAAGCTTCTGTAATGATGGTAGGATTAAATCCAGAACGCATAATGCAAGGTTTAGCAGCATTAAATGCTCAAGAAAGAAATCCAAAAAGAAATTTTAGAGAAGTTTATGATTATTCAATGCCAAATGTTAGCGAAAAAATGGTAAGAATAATTATTTCGTACACAGATTACATTAATAGAGTTGTTTGGTCAAAGTAA